The DNA window AAATTCTTCTTGACCATTTCCTCGATCGAGCCATTGAGGCGGAAGCAGATGCCATTTGTGATGGAGAAAATGTGTATATCATCGGAATAATGCAGCATATAGAACCGGCGGGTATTCATTCCGGTGATTCATACGCCGTGTTGCCGCCTTACAATCTTGGCGATTTGATTATCAAAAAAATCGAGGAGTACACCAAAAAAATTGCGCTGGAATTGAATACCGTGGGATTGATTAATATTCAATTCGCTATCAAAGACGACAAGGTTTATGTAATAGAAGCGAACCCCAGAGCATCAAGAACTGTTCCGTTTATATGCAAAGCCTATAGAGAGCCATATGTCAATTATGTGACAAAGGTCATGTTAGGTGAAGCAAAGTTGACGGATTTTGAATTTAAACCCTATAAGCACGGTTACGCAATTAAAGAGCCGGTTTTCTCGTTTAATAAGTTCCCCAATGTAAATAAGGAGCTGGGGCCCGAAATGAAATCGACCGGGGAAGCCATTTATTTTATTGATGATCTTTTCGATGATTATTTCACAAAGATCTATTCAGAACGAAACTTGTATTTAAGTCGTTAAGTTGTTATGATTTTAAAGATATTATTAGTCTTATTTCTGGTTTACTTTTTGGTTTTCCGATTTTTCGGATTGCTGATCAGACCATTTTTGTCTTTTTTATTTGCCCAACAGGCCAATCGCTACAATTCTGATACTTTTGGAAATGGAAGGTCACAAAGAACCAGGGAAGGTGAAATAAAAATTGACCATGTTCCCAATGACAAAGCCAAAAAAGGCAAAAACTTCGAGGGTGGTGAATACGTGGATTACGAAGAGTTGAAATAAGGGCTTATAGATTTTTAATTTTCTCTATTATTTGAGTAATGTCTTTATCAAGTTCTTTTAAAGATTCGGCTACAAATCCATAAAAATCTACAGATTCATCTTTTAATTCGACAATTGTATTTTCAATACTTTTCGTCGGTCAAGTATATATTGAAATTTAGCTTCAGAAACATTTCTGTGCTTCTCAAATCTTTCTATCAACTGTTTTAGATAATCATTCATCTTGATTAAAATTAGTGATTTTTTATGAAAGGAGATACTCAATTAAACTTGCAAAAAAATTCAAGTTCGCTGCTGAAAATGTGTGAGCAGGGTTTACCCTTTATTAAAAATATCATTTTTTTATTGTCATTTGGAGACTCCAAGAACTTCTGCTTTGCATTCGTCTTGGAGTGACGATGTTTTTGTTCGTCATTCCAGGATTCCGTATTGCGGAATTCTTCAAATTTCGATTGGCATTTGGAGACTCCAAAAACTTCTGCTTTGCATTCGTCTTGGAGTGACGTTCTACTGAAATATCTACTTAATCAAGTTCTTTCGCTTCAACAAGGTCTCCATCATTTTCACATCTCTGGGGCTGTTGAATACCTTAAAAGGCAAATGAATGATCTGCGCCTTGTTCATAATTAACAAATAGTGATTTTTCCCGGCTCTGGCTTTTTTAATCTGTTCCCATTTGATTGGCATTCCCTGTTTAGAGCTGATTTTTAAAAGTATTTGCTTGGGATCAATCTCATAGCTCAGCTTTTCAAAAATAAATTTCGCCTGATCCAATTGGGTCAGTCCGAAAAACTGAATCAGCCAGAACAAAAGATAAAGCGATAAACTCAGGCCGGCAATGATGTAAAACCAAATGGTATCCGGATATACGAAAGTAAGCGCCGCAATGGCTATAGCAATTAAAAATACCCACCATTGTTCTCGGAGCACATTCATCATGGCAAATTTGACGAATGTCTTTGTGGGTAATTGATATTTTTTTGTTTTGATGGTCATTTTTAAATGGCTTTTAAACTCATGTCTAAACTTTTGTATGAATGTGTAATTGCGCCCACAGAAATGTAATCTACACCAGTTTCTGCAATGGGTACAATTGTTTCTTCCGTAATTCCTCCGGAAGCTTCGGTTTGAAATTTATTAGCGATTAATGCCAAAGCTTCTTTCATCTGATTGACAGACATATTATCGAGCATTATTCGATTTACTTTTCCAACACTAACAACTTCTTTTACCTCTTCAATGTTTCTTGTTTCAATTTCAATTTCAAGATCTTTTTTAGTCTCGGAAATATATTTGTTCGCAGCCATGATAGCTGCTTCAATTCCTCCGGCAAAATCTACATGATTATCTTTGATCATGATCATATCGAATAGCGCAAAACGATGATTTGAACCTCCTCCGATTTTTACCGCCCATTTTTCAGGAATACGAAAATTAGGTGTTGTTTTTCTTGTATCCAGCAATTTTGTATTGGTGTGAGCAATTAAATCGGCCAGTTTCCTCGTCTTGGTGGCAATTGCGCTCATTCTTTGCATACAGTTCAATACAAGTCGTTCTGCTGACAAAATAGAGCGTGATTTTCCACTCACTTCAAAAGCAATATCACCGGTTTTAACTTTATCACCGTCTTTCAAAAACTTATCTATTTTTAGTTTAGGATCAATCCTCTCAAAAATCATATAGGCCAAATCCAGCCCGGCAATTGTGCCATTATCTTTGATAATCAGTCTGGCGGTATTTTTAGCATCTGCTGGAATACTCGATAAGGAAGAATGATCTCCGTCGCCAATATCCTCTCGAATCGCTTCGTCGATAAAATGTTCTATAGCAGGTTTTTGAAGGTAATTGTAAATCACGGCTGCAAATGTAAAAAAGCCGCTTCAAAAAGAATCAGAATTTGGAAACTTCGAGCTTGTGAATTTTAAATTCTTCTCTTGATCGCTTAAATCGAATGACCACCCTGAATTTAGAATTTTTTGTTTCATAGTGTCCAATGGAATAGACCAGGGATCCGTCTTTTGAAGATCCGTTATGGATAAATTTAAAGTCTACAGCGGGATTGCTAATGAAAAAATCCTTCAATACGGGCTCGGCATTTTTCTTGGTATATTTTTTCTCTAATATTATCACCTCCGAGGCATTGTCTAACATAGCGGCCAATTCCTTACTGCTCCCGGCTTTCAGCGCCGTTCGGGCATTTTCCGATTCGCTGTCCTGTGCAAATGAATCCACGCAGAGCAAAGTCAGAAACAAAACAATGGCAATATTTAATATCCTTTTTAACATATATCCTTATTCAAATATACATGAATTTTTAATCCGGCGATTAAGCAATATTTTTATAACCAGATTCCATTTTCATGAGTGTAAGCTTAATTATTGCTGTCTACAAAAGACTTGATTTTTTATCCCTTGTTTTTCAGTCCATTGATGCGCAATCCTTCAAAAATTTTGAAGTCATCATAGCAGAAGACAACAATCAGGCCGAAACCAAAATATTTATTGAAAAAGCTCAAAAGACTCATAAATTTTCAATAAAACATGTTTTTCAGGAAGATTTAGGTTTTAGGAAGAACAAAATCCTGAATGAAGCAATCCGATTAAGCAGCGCTGAAAAGCTGGTGTTCATAGATGGCGATTGTATTATTCACAAGCATTTTATCAAAAATTACAACTCTGTGATAGGTGAAGGCATTGCCCGTGCAGGAAGAAGGATTGAACTGAGTGAAAAGCATACCCTTTCCATGCTTCGTAAAGGGGAATTAATAGGTTTGGATGTTCTGTCTTTATTAATGAGAAATGCCAGGTACCCTGAAAAAGCACTTTATCTACCAAATGTTAAAAGCCTTAATTCCGGTTTTAAGCATTTGCTAGGATGCAATTGGGGCATTATGAAAAATGATTTGATGGCCATAAACGGTTTTGACGAGGACTATGAATTATCGGGTGTTGGTGAAGATTCGGATGTTGAATGGCGATTGTTGAAGGCAGGAATTAAAATTGAATCGATCATTTACAGCTGTTTGGAATACCATCTGTATCATCCTGTTCATTACAATCAGAAAATACTCGATGAAAATTTAAAAATGCTCGAACGCAAAAAAAATGAAGGAAGGGCTTTTTGTGAGAATGGCTTGATAAAATGATGTGAATTTTACCGTCTATGGTAAAAAATTACCTCCAACTAATACAATTATTGAAATTGTACCGGCTCTGAGTTAAGTTCAATAGATATTAATCTATATGAAAAAACTCTACTCATTTTTTATCCTTTCATTTTTTTATACTAGCTCGTTTGCACAGGTATTCACTCTGATAGACAGTTTTCCGGCAAGTGGCGGAGTGAAGCTCGGCCCGGATGGACATATTTATATCGGGAATTACGGCGATGGATTACCCAATGCCAATGGAACACAGATCTGGAGATATCATCTTCAGGAAGATTCACTTGAGCTCTTTGTTAGCGGCTTATCCGGCGCTTCGGGCAATACTTTTGGCCCGAATGGCAATTTTTACCAATCAAATATATCTTCCGGGGTTATTAGCAAAGTAACACCATCAGGACAGGTAAGTACTTATGCCAGCGGACTTTCCTCTCCAGTAGGAATTGTAGCCGATGATATTGGTAATTTATTTGTTTGCGAATGCGGTTCCAATGAAATTTCAAAAGTCGACACCCTGGGAAATGTTACCGTATTCAGCAGCGGATTCCTTTTTGCCTGCCCTAACGGCATAACCAGGGATGGTGATGGAAATTTATACGTTTCCAATTTCAACAATAGCGATGTGGTGAAAATAACTCTAAATGGACAGGAAAGCGCCTTAGCCTTTATTCCCGGAAATAATAACGGCCATTTAACCTATTCCTCAAAGGACTCCTGTCTATATATCGCCAGCCATGGTAGCAGCAAAATATATAAATCTACACTCAGCGGTAATGTGAGTACTATTGCAGGCAGTGGTACTCGTGGGAATGCGGACGGAAACTTAAACCAGGCTACTTTTTCACGGCCCAATGGCATTGCCATGAGTTCGAGTCAGGATACGATTTTTTTAAATTCATCCATTCCATTGACAAACGGGCCTTCATTTCCATTAAACCCTTCAAAATTGCGGGCAATTACCGGTTTTAGAACTGTAATGACCAAAGCTTCTGAAGAAGAAAAAATTGCATTTAATATTTATCCCAATCCAACGAAAGGTATTATTGAAATTACTGGTTTAGTCAAGGGAAAATACATATTGTATTTGCGATCATTAAATGGTAAAAACGTGCATGAAAGCGATCTCACGATAGAGAACAACAATGCGCATTACTACGATTTAGGTAAAGTTCAGGAGGGTTTTGGCGTCTATTTTCTGGCCATTGAAAATTCTGATTTTTTTCATTCTCAAAAAATAATACTCACAGAAATGGATTAAAAATTCATATAAATCAAATATTGATAATAATCTGAGGCTCAATTTTTTGCACTTTATCAAGAAATGATAGAACTCAATAAATACATCGAATTATTTTTATTTCTGTATTTATCCTGATAATTTTAGGTATAACCAACTTTTATACATAACATGAAAAAGGTATTACTATCAATTTTTACAGCAGCCGCAATCGTATTTACGGCCAGCGCACAAGACGAAATGTCATCCGTAATGAAACAAGAAAGCGGCAACAGAAATCTGGAAGTCCAGTTCGCTCCGCTGGGAGGTAGTCCAATTAGCATTGGCGGAATCAGATATAGAGCATTCCTTTCCGATCAAACAGCTTATAGAGCTACTATATTTATCGGATACTCTTCTGAGTCAACTATTACACAGCAAGAAAATTCCGGTGCGAGCTTAAAAGAACTTAAGGATACAGAAAGTTCTTTTACGATAAGTTTAAGACCAGGGTACGAGAAGCACTTTAATGGAACAGAAAGGTTATCTCCATATATAGGTGGTGAAATAGACTTTGCCATGCAAACCTCAAGTTCCGAAGTTCAAACACAGCCCGCTGCAGATGTTGTTTCCACAACTACAAAAGGTCAGGACGGGTTTGTAAGATTTGGTCTCAATGGTTTTGCCGGTGTGGATTATTACGTTGCAAAAAAATTATATCTGGGAACAGAACTTGGTTTTGGTTTCTCCATGACAAGTAATTCAGATATAAAAATTGAAAGCGATGCTCCCGGATTTACTGCACCAGACCCACAGAAACAAGGTAGTAGTTTAAATATCGGACCAAACGTATTGGGTCAAATAAGGTTAGGATTCCTGTTTTAAAAACAGATTATTATGACTTTAATCAAAAAAATAAAGCAAGTCCTCATTGCAGGACTTGTTTTAATTCTTCTGGTCGGGATAAATTCTTGTTCAAAGGATAGTCAAAATAATCCTTCTCCGAGTTTATCTAAAGAAGAACAACAAGCTAAAATTCTGGAAAGAATTCCGGAGGTGATTAATAGACTTCCTCAATTGGCCATAATTCATGCTGATAGCAAGGGTGATGGAAAATCCAATAAAGACGGAGGATTTAGTTTTAGTTCAGGTGGTGAAGGATTCGATTTTTCAAATCCTTCCGGCAATACCTATACAACCGAAGAGGGAGTTGTGGTAATTACCACGCCCGGATTTGGTGCCAACGCAGGAGGTGGAGTTATTACAGCAGGCGCATATACCTATGATATCTCTGCAACTTTTTGTTTATCTGCAGGAGAAGAAGGTGATGGAAGTGAAATAGCTGATGTCTTTACAGACGGAATGGATGGCGTTTCACTGGTCATTGGTGTAAGTGGAGATCTTGATTTTAATTCTGTGGACACCAATGAAGCATTTGGAGGATTAAATGCGCTGGTATTGTATGTGGTTTTTGATGATGAAGCCAGCGGGAACTATGAGGTAATCAACTTTTTCGATATCGATGAAGATACAGATGATCCTTTTTCATTAGATGGTTCTGCATATGCCTACATTATAGACTTGGAAAATGGAAAATTCTTTTTGTCCTCTGATGGCACATTACAGGTTAATGGGGGAAATATCACATTTGGAGGCGAATACCTTCAATTGGATTTTGAAGGTGATGATTTTTTCATTTCAGAAGAACCGGATGACTTCAAATTTGTAAACGGTGCCGGAACAATGGGTTGTTAGGCACGTTTTTTAAACTCAATAAAAAAACCCTGACCCCCGCAATAAATGCGGGGTCCGTCAGGGTTTAATTTTTTACAGTTGACAATTTACTGCGCTTCGCTGTATCTTCTATTCACTTCATCCCAATTGATAACATTAAAGAAAGCCGAAATATAATCGGGTCTTCTGTTTTGATAATTAAGATAATAAGCATGTTCCCATACATCCAGGCCTAATATTGGATGGCCGCCACAACCAACGCCGGGCATAAGTGGATTGTCCTGATTTGCGGAACTGCACACTTCTAATTTTCCGCCGTCTACGACACATAGCCATGCCCATCCCGATCCAAATCTTGTGGCAGCCGCATTGCTAAAGGCATCTTTAAAAGAATCAAAAGATCCGTAGTCTCTATCTATAGCCGCTGCAATAGCACCACTGGGATTTCCACCGCCTTTGGCGCTCATGATGGTCCAGAACAGAGAGTGGTTATAATGACCACCACCATTGTTGCGAACCGCTCCAACATCGGAATGTTGTTTGCAGAGATCCTCAATTGATTTATTGGCCATATCGGTATTTTCGATTGCGGCATTTAACTTGCTCACATATCCTGCGTGATGTTTGCCATGATGTATTTCCATAGTTTTAGCATCGATATGAGGCTCTAAAGCGTCAAATGCATATGGTAATTTTGGTAATTCGAAAGACATAATTGTTTGTTTTAGTTTAAAATTATTTTTTACGTAATTTTTTAAAAAATTCCTTGAGCAAAATGGAAGACTCTTCTTCCATGACGCCCTTTTTTATAAGTGTTTTTGAAGAAAATATGTTCGAATTTAAGAATTTACTGAACCCTTTCAATTCGTCATTTGCTCCATAAACAATATTTGAAACCTGCGACCAGGCCAAAGCGCCTGCACACATAATGCAGGGTTCCAAAGTTATATAAATCGTACAATCTCTGAGGTATTTCCCTCCCAATGCTGTGCTTGCCGTAGTGATCGCCAATATTTCGGCATGAGCCGTTACATCATTTAAAAGCTCGGTTTGATTGTGTGCTTTTGCGATTATTCTATTATTACATACGACTACTGCTCCCACGGGGATTTCCCCTTTTTCAAAAGCCTTTTCGGCTTCATTTAAGGCTTGCTTCATGAAGTGTTCCGGACTGTGAACACTCAACATTAAAAAATAGATTTTTTTAATCGAATCGAGTCCATTATTTGCCAGGCCGTATCCACCCATTGGTCTTTTTGATCAATCGGACATGAAAAATTAAATACCAAAACCCGATTATCCACTACAGCGTAATGAAGTAAGCTGTATTTTTTTTCAAATTTTCGGGCAAATCGCGTATCCGATTCCAATTCAAAAAAGGCCATATTGTTTTTATGCACTTTTCGGATTCCCTGATTTTTAAATTCCACCTTATCAAACAGAGCCATAATATTTGATTTTTGAAAATCCAGCAATAGTTCGAGATCGTTTCCCGACCAGAAATTATCTGAAATAGAAACACCAAATTCGGTCAGCCTGTCATCGGCAGAATACATTGCAATCGGCAACTTATAGGAGCGATAGCGCTCGACAATATCCCTTTCGGGCATTTTGTAAAAGGCCTCAGGGATTTTAACCTTGATCCCTTCGCGAACCTGAACTTTAGTCAATTTATGATGATCTCCGCTAAAAGAGGATAGTATTAAAAAGAAAAATATTGGAATGACTATTCTCATATTATCTCATTCTATCTGCAGACCTGACCAATTTTTCATCCTTTCGAATAAACCTGTTGGCTATAATATTTAAAACCATTGCAATCACGGGCATATAAAAGGCAATGCCTGGCAATACCCTTTTCCCGGGATCCAGTAAATCTTCATTTTGGTTTATAAAAACCACCATCAAAACCAATGTGGCTCCCATAAACAATGAATTGAGTGCTCCCAACTTGAGTTGTAGTAATCGGTTTTTGTATTGGAAAATTTCATAAATGGCCAGACCACATGATAGCAAAGCTAAAATTGCCACAAATGTAAAAGGGAAGTATTGCAGCGAGGCGGCTTCATTGCCCTGTTCAAAAACGGCTTTTCCAATGGCGGATAAATAAATTTTTGAAGATCCATCGAGAGCAGCTTTTTGCCAATAATTAAAACCTGTGCAGGCAGCCATCAATATGGCTATTACCGCGAGAAATATAGATTGGACTCTTTGTATCATTAATAATAATTAAACGTGTAA is part of the Hyphobacterium sp. CCMP332 genome and encodes:
- a CDS encoding DUF4834 family protein is translated as MILKILLVLFLVYFLVFRFFGLLIRPFLSFLFAQQANRYNSDTFGNGRSQRTREGEIKIDHVPNDKAKKGKNFEGGEYVDYEELK
- a CDS encoding nucleoside deaminase codes for the protein MLSVHSPEHFMKQALNEAEKAFEKGEIPVGAVVVCNNRIIAKAHNQTELLNDVTAHAEILAITTASTALGGKYLRDCTIYITLEPCIMCAGALAWSQVSNIVYGANDELKGFSKFLNSNIFSSKTLIKKGVMEEESSILLKEFFKKLRKK
- the nadC gene encoding carboxylating nicotinate-nucleotide diphosphorylase, coding for MIYNYLQKPAIEHFIDEAIREDIGDGDHSSLSSIPADAKNTARLIIKDNGTIAGLDLAYMIFERIDPKLKIDKFLKDGDKVKTGDIAFEVSGKSRSILSAERLVLNCMQRMSAIATKTRKLADLIAHTNTKLLDTRKTTPNFRIPEKWAVKIGGGSNHRFALFDMIMIKDNHVDFAGGIEAAIMAANKYISETKKDLEIEIETRNIEEVKEVVSVGKVNRIMLDNMSVNQMKEALALIANKFQTEASGGITEETIVPIAETGVDYISVGAITHSYKSLDMSLKAI
- a CDS encoding glycosyltransferase; this encodes MSVSLIIAVYKRLDFLSLVFQSIDAQSFKNFEVIIAEDNNQAETKIFIEKAQKTHKFSIKHVFQEDLGFRKNKILNEAIRLSSAEKLVFIDGDCIIHKHFIKNYNSVIGEGIARAGRRIELSEKHTLSMLRKGELIGLDVLSLLMRNARYPEKALYLPNVKSLNSGFKHLLGCNWGIMKNDLMAINGFDEDYELSGVGEDSDVEWRLLKAGIKIESIIYSCLEYHLYHPVHYNQKILDENLKMLERKKNEGRAFCENGLIK
- a CDS encoding YcxB family protein — translated: MTIKTKKYQLPTKTFVKFAMMNVLREQWWVFLIAIAIAALTFVYPDTIWFYIIAGLSLSLYLLFWLIQFFGLTQLDQAKFIFEKLSYEIDPKQILLKISSKQGMPIKWEQIKKARAGKNHYLLIMNKAQIIHLPFKVFNSPRDVKMMETLLKRKNLIK
- a CDS encoding DUF4783 domain-containing protein, whose translation is MLKRILNIAIVLFLTLLCVDSFAQDSESENARTALKAGSSKELAAMLDNASEVIILEKKYTKKNAEPVLKDFFISNPAVDFKFIHNGSSKDGSLVYSIGHYETKNSKFRVVIRFKRSREEFKIHKLEVSKF
- a CDS encoding DUF4293 domain-containing protein, giving the protein MIQRVQSIFLAVIAILMAACTGFNYWQKAALDGSSKIYLSAIGKAVFEQGNEAASLQYFPFTFVAILALLSCGLAIYEIFQYKNRLLQLKLGALNSLFMGATLVLMVVFINQNEDLLDPGKRVLPGIAFYMPVIAMVLNIIANRFIRKDEKLVRSADRMR
- a CDS encoding T9SS type A sorting domain-containing protein — encoded protein: MKKLYSFFILSFFYTSSFAQVFTLIDSFPASGGVKLGPDGHIYIGNYGDGLPNANGTQIWRYHLQEDSLELFVSGLSGASGNTFGPNGNFYQSNISSGVISKVTPSGQVSTYASGLSSPVGIVADDIGNLFVCECGSNEISKVDTLGNVTVFSSGFLFACPNGITRDGDGNLYVSNFNNSDVVKITLNGQESALAFIPGNNNGHLTYSSKDSCLYIASHGSSKIYKSTLSGNVSTIAGSGTRGNADGNLNQATFSRPNGIAMSSSQDTIFLNSSIPLTNGPSFPLNPSKLRAITGFRTVMTKASEEEKIAFNIYPNPTKGIIEITGLVKGKYILYLRSLNGKNVHESDLTIENNNAHYYDLGKVQEGFGVYFLAIENSDFFHSQKIILTEMD
- a CDS encoding superoxide dismutase, which encodes MMSFELPKLPYAFDALEPHIDAKTMEIHHGKHHAGYVSKLNAAIENTDMANKSIEDLCKQHSDVGAVRNNGGGHYNHSLFWTIMSAKGGGNPSGAIAAAIDRDYGSFDSFKDAFSNAAATRFGSGWAWLCVVDGGKLEVCSSANQDNPLMPGVGCGGHPILGLDVWEHAYYLNYQNRRPDYISAFFNVINWDEVNRRYSEAQ